AGGACACAAATCATGCagagaaaaatgaacaaaaaaactCATGCTCAACTACTATCTTACTCGCAAGAGATGCATCAAGAAAGAAAAGATAGTGATCTTAAAAAATGTAAGTAATGGTTTGAGGGATTGAAGTATGGTTATATGTGCATCGACTTGCTACTATAAAGATGCCAGACAGAGATTGTAAAAATTAAGCACTTTCATGGTACAAAGCTAAATTCTATACTTAAACTGACTTTAGTGTGGAGTAAATTTGAGACAAACCCTAATCCAGTTCATTGCAATTTAGGAACTGTAATGGAGAGCTCCATGAACCAAAGGTCAAGTATTTGGGCTGAGCTCTCATGGACTTGGGTTGTTGACTCAGGCTTGGGACCTTAATAAACAGCCCTTTGAAATCAGTCTGTCTCTTAACTGTTCAGTGTTCATTATAAAATGGTCCACGGTTGGGCTTTCTAGAGTGTAGATTACCCTATATCCTATTGCAAACGCCGGTTCGGACACAGGGAAGAACGGAAATGGACGAAGAGGAGCACGAGGTTTACGGCGGAGAGATCCCGGTCGAGGAGGGCGACATTGACATGTCTGCCGCCGATGACGACGCCATCAAGGTTTCCTCTGCCCCCTTCCTCACAACCATATAGATCGATGATCGGTATGCTTGTGTCATGAAAGCTTCATCTCTATGGTATGTAAATTTGTTGTGTTCTGTGGATACTGCAGGAGCTGGACGAGATGAAGAAACGATTGAAGGAGATGGAGGAGGAAGCAGCTGCTCTTCGCGAAATGCAAGCCAAAGTAGAAAAGGAAATGGGCGCTGTTCAAGGTTTACCTCCATCTCGAACTACCTTAGactatattaattttgaaatttcgtaTGAAGCTACTGTAGAACCTTCAGTTTACCTGATTACGATGTCTTTTACAGATCCTGCTGGTTCGGCTGTAAGTCAAGAAAGCAAAGAGGAAGCAGATTCAAGATCCGTGTTTGTTGGCAACGTGAGATGAGAACTATGGTCTTGATATAAGTTTCTAACGTTATTCTTCATATAGTGCACTTTTCAATTGATCAAATGCCATTTCACAAGCATGCTGATCTTGATAATGTTTGTTTTGCAACCTGACAAATGCAGCTTACACTACTAGCTAAtttgttttggttttaatttctGTAGATGAGCATATCCTAGGCGAAGATTAGGTTTACGTAGATGTTATTTATTCCTGCACAACAGTTGCTGTGTTAAACTTTTACCTTTTATCTATCTCAAGTTAAATCTAACTAGGGTTTGATAAAATGATTTTGAGTTCGTTTTCGTTTTTATTGGTATTTGGAGTTCCACGAACTCAAGTCAGAGATATTGCAATCACGTATTACTTAAGGCCTGAAAGCGAGAGTTTTAGATATATCAGTTTGGTCCCTGTTTTGTGTGCGTTATCAGGCCTTTTGCTGGCTTTAGTTTTAACTTGAAGTGTTAAGTGTTGATGTATCCATTTAGCTAGAACTCTTGCCCtatgtttgtttttattctttattccTTTGTTATGTTGTGGATGTGCTTCTTCACCATGTCAGAGTAGATGTTTAACTTATTTGTCTCACTATGATCGCAGGGTCATTCATTTTACACGAAGTTCTCAGTATTTGCTCTGGGATGATTGCAATATAATTCTGTTAGGAAAAATTACTTATTTTGTCATTAGGATTGTATTCAAGcagtaaaagaaagaaaatcttATCATGTTTGAaacaaattgaaggaaaaaaagatcaaaacaaaagaaaagaagtttCTCCTGTTTacggaaaaaagaaaaaagaaagaaagaaaagaaaagaaaaagaaaagaaaagaaaaaaaagaaagagaaaaaggaatATTCAAAAAGATAGTACAAGATGGAAAAGAAACCTTTGTAATTGATAGAGTGGAACTGAGTAGCTgagaataaagaaaaagaggaaaaggaATGTGAAGATTGGGAAAATGATGTTGGTTGATTTAGTTCATTTGAACTTAGGTAGGGATGGGAATGTGAATTAGAGAAGCTTCAACTTCAATACATGAGGGCATGATCACATCTATGGAGGCAAGTCATTTGCATGCAATGTTAGTTGCAGAGCATTGTTGCTGCTGGGAATGATGGTAATGGTAACTTATGCTTCATAAATGAGGGCTATTTAACTGTCCTTGGGAGGGTGCATAATTTTGCTTTTCTTGTAGCTTTGATTTCCATATCTTGGTTCTATTTATCTCCCTCGCAGGTATTGCTTACTGGAAATTTGTCACTGGCAATTATCTATACCTCAGTGGATCAGTTTCATCCTCTTGATAGCTTTTAGCATAATTTATTGGGaaattttcatagatagaaaaaatgttaaattatttatagaaatagcaaaaagaaCACTAGACTTCTAGCAAGCGTTTATCAGCAAtggacttctatcagtttctatcactgatagacattgatagacttctatcagtttctatcaaagaagattataattttattattttgtgtaaataattttccttatttttctatttttgagaATCCCCCTCATTTATTTCCTCcttccttttaattttattttgtgagGTTTTGACTTCTGAGTGCCTTGTAATATAAGAGTTGTGTTTCTAGCAAGTCTATGCTTCAAATAAGTAGGCTATCTAAGTAGAAGAGATATTGAGTTTTCATTTACGGCACAGTATCCCTCCATGATAGGCCGCTTGGCAGTTACCAATGAGTGATTTATTTGACGTCAGtgtcaattaaattaaaacttgaAGTTGAGGGGTGGAGAGTTTTAAGTAGTCGTTAGGACAGTTTTAGGATTTATGGAGATGGGGGATGAGAATTGCTCACGTAGTTTATCCTGTCTGAAGGAGATATATATACTTGGTGCCAAATGAACTGTGTATTTTTAAGAGTGGACAATGCTTGAGGAGAGGTGGTAATTACTAGACATGCACTTAAATTAGCTCTCATGAACCATAATAGCACTACACGTTTATGGATGAGAAACACGTCCCCAAGAGATGTTAGAATGTCGATTGCTTAAGATTGTCTTAATTGTCTCCTTTTGTTGTGGTTAAATAATAGGGTTGGGGTTGATTTTATAATTGATATGTCTGcaaactaaatgaaattaaaagagcCTTCTGTGGTTGGCATGCGCCATGATGCATACAAAAGTAaagataaaactaaaaaattcttTGAAGACATGACCATCGGTTACTGATGTTGGAGTAAATATTGTACACTAAGTCAATTACTTTTCAGTTGCTCTAGGAGCAGTTATGCATGAAGATTGGTTCAtctttttttcaagttttaacTTTTAAGATTAAGGATCACACGGTCCTTTGATCAGATTAAAAGAGAATCAATGAACATGTTTGAGCTGTTTATTACTTTGGATTGTAATGAAATATGCCTACTTTTTTAGATGGTTCTCTTTGGTATTATACTGTTATCTGTTTCCATGCTTCTTTTAAGATGTAGTTTGTGTTTTATGGAAAATTATGCGTCTGATTAAATAATCTTTAAGGTGGAATTGAAACTTGCAGGTTGATTATGCATGTACACCTGAAGAAGTGCAGCAGCATTTCCAATCTTGTGGTACTGTCAACAGAGTTACTATTCTCACGGATAAATTTGGTCATCCTAAGGGCTTCGCTTATGTGGAGTTTGTTGAAGCCGAAGCTGTTCAGGAGGCACTCCTTTTAAATGAGTCAGAGTTGCATGGAAGGCAATTGAAGGTAGTTCATCGGAGAAGGATGATTTATGCTTATGTTCTGTCAAGTATTGGACATTGGCATACTAATTATACATTCTATTATTGGCGCCATTATCTGTATATGTAGTTCAAGTTCTAATAACTTCTGACAAATGGTTTTAATGTCATTCTATTAATCTCAGGTTCAACAAAAGCGAACAAATGTTCCTGGGATGAAGCAGTATTTTCCTCAGCGTTACAGTCCTTACATGGGTTATCGATCCAGGAGGCCTTACGTGCCCCCTTATTTTTACTCACCATATGGAGGATATGGGTAAGTTTCCTGcatgacacacacacacacagatATAGATTAATATCTTTGAGGGGTTGATACTCAAATCATTTTCCTCACATCCTGCTGCAGGAAGACACCCCGTTTCCGAAGGCCTATGCGATACATGCCATACTACTAGGACGGGCTTTGCCCATAACTAAATTACCATGTGAAACTATATGTATGATTTTACTCTGGTTTAGAGCCAATAGAACTATGGATTTGATTATCTTCAGACTTTCTTATTGCAATTACATCAAATGATCTAATGTATGAGATATGATAATAGTTCATCAGGAACCTATATCGTAGCATGCTTGATCTTTTTAGGAGGTTTCTGGGATTTCTTTCTGTTATACGCATACAGGTTTAGGGAGAGAGTGATTCAGTGAATGTCTACTTGGATATTTCTGCCTCTACTATCTTCTCAAGTGATTTACTCAGGGGACAGGAACTTTCAATGAGAAATGTTAAGTGGTTTATCATGTCAAAACtaatttttggttaaattacaGTTTGAAGTTTAGGTTTAGTTATAGGGTAATTGCAAATCGGTAACTATTTAtaagattaataattaagtgtatatcaaaattttaaaaaagagatCAGTGCTAGACTTTATTGATAGACTCCTATTGCGAGATAATCactcttaccagtgatataGTTTATCATTAAGAATTGTTTGGGGTgttgagatgatataggatgttaGGAGTTTTGATGTCTGTGTTTTGGTGTGTAGAGTTGTTATGTTTGAGTTgatatgtttgtgtttgggtgTGCAGAAGAGTTGTTATATCTGAGTTCATGTCTGTATTTGGGTCTGCAGGGTCTATATGTCAGTATTATCTAGTTCAATTTTTGTACTTTAGAATAATTTGCCTGgatgaatattattttttaaaaaaaaaaattataatccaATTATTATATCAATTCTATTTGGAATAATacattgattgttttttttattaattcttTCCAATATCAAGATATGGTATACAGTTCgattttatattattcattCCAAACTTTTCATTAAGAAAGTTAAATggttttacaaaataatatttgtatttATATCTATGGCCACATGTCACGTGCCATTTGTATGTcacaaaaaatcaacaaatatatgatatgGAATAAGAGATTAGGAGaagttataaaaaataataacaaaccaACTTGTAAATACCAAGAATGTAATTAGTTAGTCTTGCCTAATAAATGCATGCAATATTGATCAAGTATGAACGATCGGGTAAAATTGAGTATGACC
The nucleotide sequence above comes from Benincasa hispida cultivar B227 chromosome 3, ASM972705v1, whole genome shotgun sequence. Encoded proteins:
- the LOC120073789 gene encoding polyadenylate-binding protein 3-like isoform X3, with amino-acid sequence MMVDYACTPEEVQQHFQSCGTVNRVTILTDKFGHPKGFAYVEFVEAEAVQEALLLNESELHGRQLKVQQKRTNVPGMKQYFPQRYSPYMGYRSRRPYVPPYFYSPYGGYGKTPRFRRPMRYMPYY
- the LOC120073789 gene encoding polyadenylate-binding protein 3-like isoform X2 → MDEEEHEVYGGEIPVEEGDIDMSAADDDAIKELDEMKKRLKEMEEEAAALREMQAKVEKEMGAVQDPAGSAVSQESKEEADSRSVFVGNVDYACTPEEVQQHFQSCGTVNRVTILTDKFGHPKGFAYVEFVEAEAVQEALLLNESELHGRQLKVQQKRTNVPGMKQYFPQRYSPYMGYRSRRPYVPPYFYSPYGGYGKTPRFRRPMRYMPYY
- the LOC120073789 gene encoding polyadenylate-binding protein 3-like isoform X1, which codes for MDEEEHEVYGGEIPVEEGDIDMSAADDDAIKELDEMKKRLKEMEEEAAALREMQAKVEKEMGAVQGLPPSRTTLDYINFEISYEATVEPSVYLITMSFTDPAGSAVSQESKEEADSRSVFVGNVDYACTPEEVQQHFQSCGTVNRVTILTDKFGHPKGFAYVEFVEAEAVQEALLLNESELHGRQLKVQQKRTNVPGMKQYFPQRYSPYMGYRSRRPYVPPYFYSPYGGYGKTPRFRRPMRYMPYY